One window of the Eucalyptus grandis isolate ANBG69807.140 chromosome 6, ASM1654582v1, whole genome shotgun sequence genome contains the following:
- the LOC120294743 gene encoding uncharacterized protein LOC120294743: protein MELVLPNGSFLFRSHLVTEQTWTLPIHGYCVEWWKERPASAIDSLPTKSSPLPPELELRNRTEETAKLERCRATADSVGGNGGGWARGCIRKRRKREVQLDWETARPEGRMANNDSADIGR from the exons ATGGAACTTGTTCTACCCAATGGTAGTTTTCTGTTTCGGTCGCATCTCGTGACAGAACAAACCTGGACGCTTCCAATCCACGGATATTGTGTTGAGTGGTGGAAGGAGAGACCAGCTTCAGCCATTGACTCTCTTCCGACCAAATCCAGTCCCTTGCCGCCAGAACTAGAACTGAGGAACCGGACGGAGGAGACGGCCAAGCTAGAGAGATGCCGCGCCACTGCCGACTCCGTCGGCGGCAACGGCGGAGGTTGGGCTCGTGGTTGCATacggaagaggaggaagagagaagtcCAGTTGGATTGGGAGACT gCAAGACCAGAGGGACGAATGGCCAACAACGACTCCGCTGATATCGGGAGGTAA
- the LOC120294673 gene encoding uncharacterized protein LOC120294673, which yields MAEIGFVAAYGRGGREKSSWIGRLQEQRMANNDSTDIRRLEAQDAAPDAPIIPFGRVLEEILLEGIAFLDDPANAGDNTLMRIHRGLNVGQQLFLRIQGLDMNPWYRLMLNRLIHMLGFAKCVILGCILVCRF from the exons ATGGCGGAGATTGGGTTCGTGGCTGCATacggaagaggaggaagagagaagtcCAGTTGGATTGGGAGACT gCAAGAGCAACGAATGGCCAACAACGATTCCACTGATATCAGGAG ACTTGAAGCCCAGGATGCTGCTCCAGATGCTCCAATCATCCCATTCggtcgggtcctggaggagatCCTGCTTGAGGGGATCGCCTTCCTGGATGATCCTGCCAATGCCGGCGATAATACCCTGATGCGCATCCACAGGGGGCTCAATGTCGGCCAGCAGTTGTTCCTTCGTATCCAAGGCCTAGATATGAACCCGTGGTACCGACTGATGCTCAATCGCCTCATTCATATGCTTGGATTTGCCAAGTGTGTTATCCTAGGGTGCATTCTAGTATGCCGATTTTAG